The genomic interval ATTTAATCCCgtcttatttaaaatataatttattatattttattttaaataaataagtattttCATAGAAATAACAAACAAGCaattgaaattaataaataatagaaattaaattattaataaaattaaagcaatttaaaatcatatgttATAAATAAGTATTTCTCAATTCCCAAACAGGTGATAAAGAGGATTGAGGTTATCTGTAAGACCTTTATGTGGGCTGGCACTGATGTAATTACAAGGAAGTCTTCGTTTGCTTGGAAGAAGGTTTGTGAGCCTAGAAGAAAAGGTGGTATGAACATCATTGGTTTGTTGGATTGGAATAGAGCTAATATGGTGAAGAACTTGTGGAATCTGCagataggggtggaaataggctaggctttataaggcctgggcaTGTGGCCTATAATAAACTTGAAAGGCTAGAGTCTGGCCTGTGTCCTATAATAGGCTCTCTTTTTTTGGTCTggcctgacctttttaaaagtctaACCTGGCCTGAAATCCTATTTAATAGCCTATTTTTCATTatggttttcaattaatccatattatttaagaaactTTATACGTcgtcctatatatgcatatataggccgacctatttagtctttgttctaatatatatgcatatataggcttgcctatttagtttttttttctaatatacatgTAAATATAGGCCGATCTATTTAGcatatttttaatatacatgaaaatatagaccggcctataaggcttcataggcttttttaatagcctaagcctaccctattttattaaataggcttttaaaaaatctAAGCCTGGCCTTTTTGTTAAAAAAGCTTGGCCTTATATAGGATAggccataggcccctgtaggccagcctggcctattcccacccctatctGCAGACCAAAGCTGATAGCCTTTGGATTCAATGGGTCCATATTTACTATGCTAGAGGTATGGATATTATGAGCACCCAAGTGAAGCAATCAACCTCTTGGATTATGAAATATATCTTGAATCTTAGGGATCAAGTAAATAATTTGAAGGAGTGGAATGGTATGTTACTAAATCAGAAATTCTGTACCAGGAAAATGTATTTTCTATTAAAGGATTTTGGCCATGATGTTGAGTGGAAACAAGTGCTGAAGGGAAATGTTGCTCGGGCCCGTGCTGTGCAGATGCTATGGTTAGCTTGCCATGAAAGACTCCCTACCAAAGCCAGGTTGTGCAAACTTAAGTTGTTGGCTAAACAGGATTGCGTTTTTTGCGGGGAGGTGGAATATCTTGATCACCTTTTGTTTAAGTGTGCAGGCTTAAGAACAATTTGGGAGTGCATCCTCAGTTGGCTTGATGTGGACCACAATCCCGATGAGTGGAAGATGGAAGTCATGTGGATGAACACTCAGCGTAGGAAAAAGGGTGGGAAATTTAGGATTCTCCAATGTGCTTTTGCGGAGACTTGTAAGAATGCTGGTGGTATAGAAACCAAACGTGTTTTGGTGATAAACCGTGTGAAGCTGATGTTGTGTCTAGGATCATGAATGCTACGGTTTATCGTTGCTAGACGAAGACTAAGTTGCGGATTCTTATTAGTCGAGTCCTTATGTCGTAGGTTTTTCCTCTTTGTTTAGGTGGATTGACTGATTATTTGTTTGGCTCTGTTGGATCTCTAGGGATCACTTGTTttgtattgtttttttaatatatctaTAAAAGtttctttttattcaaaaaaaatagtaattgattattatcacaaaaattaaagacaataaatttataaaagaagTTTTCCAGTCTAGTGTTAAGACTCTGGAACTGTAAAGGGGAGGACGTTAACAAGTTTGTGAATGTTTAACATGTTTCTTTAACataaactaaaaattaatataaaataaaatgtaaatgtgacattaaaaataataacaagtTTTTTGAATGATAAAATGTCAGCGtgacattaaaaataataacaaaattttgAATGATAAAATGTCAAAGTGGCATTAAAAATAATACCATATTTTGGGTGTTTAACATGTTTTCTTAacataaacaaaaaattaatataaaataaaatatcaacgtgacattaaaaaaaaaaaatgttgggAAAATCCATGCAAATTTTTTTTTACGCGGGTGATTTTTTAAAAGGCGCCTATATGGTAGGGAAAGATTGAGTATTAAGTTATTAACCCAACTATTAAATATTCTCTCCCATTCTCTCTCATCCCCTCCATTTATCCCCAACCAAACATACCTTATGGTCTGTTAGGATCAACGAAGGGAAGAGGAATTttaataaaggggaggggaaGAGAGGGGAGAGGACGGGaggtattttaatttaaaatatgtttGATTCAAAAGAGGAGAAAGGAATGAGAGGGagaatttttaatcaaaaatatattttgttcatGAGGAGGgagaaaattttaaaactaatttacctTTTAACCTTTAAATTAGTATAACACTCAcgctaaatcaaataaaaataatgttataTTCACAATTATTTTGTCATTTCATAAACAATATAGATAATCAAACACAAAATATTTACTATttcaaatacttttaaatatattaaagtataaataaaatattgataaatttcaTACAATAATTATATGATCTATGATCAAATGAACCATTTTATCATTTGATGATCCATCTaattctataaaatatttataaaattaaattctagataatatatatatatatatatatatatatatatatatatatatatatatatatatatatatatatatatatatatatatatatatatatatatacacacacactacaattatatataaatatgtaatacaacacaataacttataaaacaattaagttcttacaaacaaaataataaatgaaaatgtataaaataaaacacatgaaaaaacaaataaagttgagccaacatattaataaaaaaaataatagagtTGCCGTAAAAAATGTAGGAATTCTAATAAGGCGACAAAAATTaacgtataatatatattaaaaataatttagatttttaatttaaaagtgaggataattttgtcaatataacaaaaataaatatcataactcatctctctctctcctcccttTCCCTCCAAATTCCTCTGATCTGGGGAAGGAAAACTTGCTCCAAGAGAGAATCTAACTACCTCCAATCCACTCTCCTCTCATAAAATATTGAATCAAATATGCTTAACttaaaatattccctcccctcagAAACCCCTAATCAAACGAATTCTTAAGCTATATTTGAGAGTTTGCACTAgtgcaaaaatgttaatttacacccgttttttattaaatttacacccattatttttaataaaaatcgggtgtatatccacagggtgagaaatgtctaacgcatttacacccgttttataCCCGTTTAAaatgggtgtaaatacgttcgtaattactccctattttaaaaatatcgggtgtaaatacgttctacgttacaccctattttaacaaaaatcgggtgtaattgggcgtaattacgtttttaattacaccctgttttaataaaaattgggtgtaattgggcgtaattacgtttttaattacaccctgttttaataaaaattgggtgtaattgagcgtaattacgttttaattacaccctattttaataaaaatcgggtgtaattgagcataattatgttttaattacaccctgttttaataaaaatcgggtgtaattgagcgtaattacgttttaattacaccctatttt from Vicia villosa cultivar HV-30 ecotype Madison, WI unplaced genomic scaffold, Vvil1.0 ctg.001048F_1_1_3, whole genome shotgun sequence carries:
- the LOC131632884 gene encoding uncharacterized protein LOC131632884, with the translated sequence MYFLLKDFGHDVEWKQVLKGNVARARAVQMLWLACHERLPTKARLCKLKLLAKQDCVFCGEVEYLDHLLFKCAGLRTIWECILSWLDVDHNPDEWKMEVMWMNTQRRKKGGKFRILQCAFAETCKNAGGIETKRVLVINRVKLMLCLGS